Sequence from the Alosa sapidissima isolate fAloSap1 chromosome 21, fAloSap1.pri, whole genome shotgun sequence genome:
atagaagtaTGGTGAAGTGGAGTTATAGCCTACGTACTGTACATACTTATACAGTCAAGAGTTtggagacatgcacacacttattCATAGCTTTTTCTTTGATTCCTAACTACTGTACATTGTACAACAATACCTACAACATCCAAAATATGACAGAGTACAAATGTCTCGAGAAATATATTATTTCCATTCTATCCAAATATATTAATTCCATATTCTTCACTGTTTACCTCTATGACAACTTTGCATTcaatttgcattattaatactaacgtcaattcaattcaattcaattcaaaggagctttattagcatgactgtttggggacagtgttgccaaagctagtgttacagataacacagtTACAAATAACACACAATCTTTCTCACTCCaacatattttcatttgttCTGTGCGTCACAAATCTGATACAAACACAACTTTGATTCAGGGTTCCCACTTTTCATGGAATTTCATGGAATATCAAGACATGGAAAGTCAAGTGATTTGGTCATTTTTGGGCCAATTCATGGAATATCAAGGCTTTTTTTTGTAGCATGTTTAGATTTACCAAGGCATTTATCAAAAGCTATTTTCCATGCAGTATTTTTTATTATGGGACTACCTGAATTTTTGCGCCCATTAGGCCTACCCCCTCTTGCTAGTCAACTACAACCTGCAATCATTTTACAGGCAAGGTAATAATGCATGAggtcattattattatcatataCTGCCATCTAGCGTACAAATGTGAAATTGTTGAACCTGTTTTTGCGTTGGTTACTCCAAGAAGCTAGGGGTCCTCATTCACAATAACAAACCTACTTCTCAGTAGTAGGCTAGTCCTCAGGAGTTCATCATGGGGCTGAGCGACCGGCGGTCGGAAGTGTAACAAACCCTCTCTAACATGGCATTGAACCGTTTCGGTCTTCTAACAGCACACGCAAGGGCAAGTGAAACATAGACTAGCCTACCTTAGAAATGTGTGTTTtctcttcatttaaaaagctgtGACTTTTTGTCGCTTCTGGTAATAAAAGGGGAATGCATTTATTGAGAGTCACACAGAGCTGACAAGTGTGTTCACTCTTGCTGCTACTGCCATAGTTCTACTCGAATAGGAAGATGAAATGTTTATTATAATTAAATAAACAATACATTCATGGCATTCTGTAAAAATATGTTGCGACGTTGACTGATATTTCCCCTCAAGTGTTATCTCTAGCCTATGTAGCTTACCATCTGACGCTAATAGCCTGTTAGAAGCCTGTGCCCACGTCAGGCAAAATAATTGAATAGTTTCTTCTTATCTCAGACACAGAGCTAAATATGGCGCTGCCTCGCATCTGGACTTCCATGAATCTTCAGAGAATTTTCATTCAACCACCCTTACTTGCTTCCCTCCAATGGGTTCGAACCTTGGTCAGTTCTACCCATTCTTCAAATGATGTTAGTGGCAAAGGGACAGAGAACGAGCTACTGCTTGACAACCTGAAGATTCTGGGAGTGGATGTGAAAAAGGCCCGGAAACGGCAACCAGGTGTACTGAGGAAGAACATCACCAATGAGCACGGACTTGTGCACTTCTTGCAAACTAAAGGGGCCAGCCGTGAGGTGGTGGCCAGCATCATTTCACGCTTCCCCCGCTCCATCACTCGCTCTGGGGAGCACCTGGAGGAGCGCTGGCAGCTGTGGCGGAGTGTGTTTCAGAGTGACAATGAGATTGTCAGTATTCTGAACCGCTCGCCCGAGTCTTTCTTCCGCTCCAGTGACAACGACAACTTGGAAAAGAACATAGTCTTCCTCACTTCACTGGGACTGAACTCCAAGGACCTGCATCGACTCCTCACCACGGCACCACGTACCTTCTCCAACAGCGTGGAGCTCAACCGTCAGATGGTGGATCTGCTTCAGGATGTGTGTGCAAGCCTTGGTGGGATGGAGCCTAGTCAGTTCGCCAAGGCTGTCATCTCAAAGAATCTTTACATCCTGATTCGCAGCACGAAGCGGGTCAAGGCCAATGTGGAGTTCCTCCAGTCCTCACTGAGACTGAAGAACTCAGAGCTGCTGGGCCTGCTGCAAGGAAATGGGGCAGAGATCCTGGACATCTCTCATGAAATCCTCAAGAGGAACTTCAGGATGCTTCAGGAGAAGCTGGACTCGGTGGGCGGAACCAAGAAGGATGTTATTAAACTCATTGTGAACTATGCCTCAGTCCTCTTTGTTTCTCCTGGGCTGATGAGCGACAAACTGGACTGCTTGCTACAGGCAGGAATTACAGTGAAACAGATCACGGAAAAGCCAAGGGTCCTAGACTTTAGCCATGAAAACTTGAAGTGGCGTCTAGATGAACTGAGAAAGGTTGGGTATGAGTTTGACCAGAATGGGATTGCTATTTTGGACAGTAGCCGCAAGCGTTTTGAGGCCAAGTTGCAGAAGCTGGATTCTGTTAAGGAGTGAATTTACAACAGTTTTGTTGATTGCCTTAAAAATCGAAGAACATAGTACATGCAGCACAAGTGGACCTTCtcttttcatgcactgtaagacATAGTTATGCTTGCTATCCAAAAGTAAAATTTCCATAGTGAGGAAACAGAAAAGACTGAACTGTCTAACATGGGTCACAGGCCGATCATGTTTTGTCAGATTTATTCAAAACCCTGTCATAAACCATAAATAAAGAATACCAATACATTTGTATAACCCTGAGTGAGAACTTGATGTTTCTTATCTGTTCTTATTTATTTCGCCTACAATTGTCTGTTGTCTGCTTGTAACATTGTTAGCTATAAATTACCCATATACTATTTTGTGTAAACATTTGAAGTCATTATTTTTCAGAAACAGGATGTATTGGGCTGATCCCTTTTGAGCTTGTGACATGATAGACTAAAAAAAAGATTGATGTTATCTTGAGGTTTGGAAAAACTTTTAGTCACTAGCAGGAGAAAAaaccttaacaaatacaaatgtaggatgttgtgtgtgtccagtctacAGAGTCAACAAATTCGGGACGTGACCTGCACTAGGAACTAAGTTCCGTCACTGCAATTGTCAGACGGACGGCCAAATATGTTGCACCAGCGTAGTGTCATGCTTTCGTGTTTGACTTGCTAAAATTGGGACTTTTCACAGGATCGGAAGATTGTCACAAACTGTTCTGTGATTTCAGTCGTGGTAATTAGAGGATCTGATTACTGAGCAATTAGATTATGTTGTGTCCAACGTGTAATGAAAGTTGATCTGCATTTCTTACACACAGCTGCTTGGCCAACACTTGTCATAGGTAGACGCTAGGTAGCTAGTTAGCTGAAAATTATATTAAatgaaatacaaacacaaacagaactTCAAAATATGATCCGCTGCAAAATTATATATCATATGGTTATCtatttcttattcttattaaTGGGATGTGTAAAACAACATGTTTTCTTGTCTTGTGCACTTAACCTCCAACCTATTTCAACGAACACTTCGAAGcacatatagcacatttcacTTTAGGTTTGAGTTAATGCCAGTGAGCTGTTGGTTATCAAGGAACACTGCTGCATTTGCATTAACCCTTCGTTGTTAATCGtagcatttatttgaaatcGATCTGATGCATGGCTGATTTGACAGGGGCCATGGATACGAGCACAGGAACTCCAGAAACCACTTCTACAAATGGGATTGAAAAAGGCTGTGCCGCGATAAAAACACAGTGAGTTGACATGTTATTTTTGAATCTAggttagggctgcacaattaatcgaaATCACAATCAAACTAATGCAATTAGCTAATCGCAAAAGCTGTAATTAATCACACCAATGGATAATCTTGTCACATGTAtgatttttatgttcatattatCTTTTTTGTGTCTTAAAGTGAAATTTCAGAACATTGAACTGAAGCTTGGCATTCAATAATTATATTGCATCTGTCAGAAAAATGACAATAACATACATTTCCCAAAATCGTGCAGCCTTAATCTAGGTGTAGGCCTTTTGTCATGGGCAAAAACTTAAATCAGAAGGATGAATGGCAGGGGTACTAGTGAAGGTCTCCATTCAGTCTCTTTGACACTATGTAGTGGCATAATAAGCTATATGATCTTCCCTCATAGGTAAATTAGAAGCTGTTAAGTTTGACGAAACACTAGTCAGTTGAATCTTGATTTGTATTGTGGTAGATGCCCTATAGTTCTCTGTCATAACTATACTCAGCTTACTCAGCTTTATTGATTGGACTCATTGGTCTCTGTGCCTTACTTCTGCAGATACCTCACAACCAAAGAGAAGTTTCATGCGCATGTGGATTCAGGGTGGAAAGGTGTCAAAGGCAAGGAGGACAATGAAGCTACAGGTCAAGTGGAGGAGAAGACCGGAGAGCCAGAGGAGAAGAAGATAAAGCTGGATAATGGTGCGCAACAAGAGGAagacaaacacaacaaaaagaaaTTCAGGGGTCAAAATAAGTCCAGGCCTCACAAAAAACCTCAAAGCTATGATGACCGAAGACTCTGCCCCTCAATCATACAGGTAGAACTTCAGATAAAGAAAGTAGCCCAGTGGGTTTTAGTGTCTTGAATAGGAAAGTCATGCCATAATTTGGAGTAGGTTACTGTATGTCATGGTGAGTtattcattaattaattaattaatagtaACCAACTTCACTCATCCACACAGGAACGAGAAGCAAAATGTTTCTATGGTGACAAATGCAAGTTCTTCCATAACATTGCTGACTATATGGCCTCCAAGCCAGCTGACCTGGGAGAGAAATGCTACCTCTATGACACCTTTGGGAAATGCCAGTATGGCGTGACCTGTCGGTTTGCCAAAGCCCACACCGGACCTGACTTCAAGAACCATGTGAACGAAGAAGTGTTCAGGGCGTGCAAGGAAAAGACAGTCAAGAATAGTCTGGACAAAGACTTGCAGTGGCGTTTACGTAAGAGGCAAGTGCCTTTCAACGCGTCTGAGGCCTACCTGAAGACCATCATCAAAGGCAAACCTCAGGGCAATAACAAGAGTACAGACGCTGCAGAAAAGGACAGCTGCCGTACGGCCGATGCCCAGGATCAGCCCGCAGAAGTGGACAGTGCCGCAAATGTGAAAGACACAGAGGTGAGCTACAGGCACTGGGACCAGGGCCATCAACACAGAGTAGTACTTTGATCGGAAACTAACCTGCcttatgtgtttttttaataACAGGGTGGTCAGGGTCAGGAGCTTGCTGTCAAAAGTGTTGGAGCATTGACTGATGTCGACCTTGTAAAGCTGCGTCCTTGTGAGAAGAAGCAGGTGAGTTACTGGATGTTTCTGCAcgtgtttgttattttgtgtACTCATTTGCTTCAGGTGTGAGATTAGGTTTATCAGTAATGTCTCATTTGCGTTTGTCTGACAGGTGGATTTCAGAGATAAGTTGTATCTAGCTCCGTTAACAACAGTAAGTTTGTTTGCATTTCCTGAAGGTCAAGCCATGGCACATAGATATTGGCATTGTTGTTCACAGGGTTTCCCACACTTGCACTTTAGTTGGGCAGGCCGCCCAGGTAAATTAATGGCCGCCCAAGTATAATGCTGCTTCCGCTCTCACTGCTCTTTGCACACAGAGTGGGTGTTTTGAGGAGGCATAATCACTGTGATCAGTGTGTCTAGTTATCTCATTCACAAGACAGACATATCAACAATAAGCCATGTCAATGAGAACACCATCATTTCATTACCAAAGCATTGGGGGGTTATTTTCACTAGAAGAATTTTTTTAAggggttattattattaacccCTTAAAAACCCCTATTATTATTAAccccttattattattattattataaaaaaaGAATCTCCAGGGGGGGCATGCCCCCCGGACCCCCTTAGCTTGGACAGCTACCACCAGAAGTATTATCcaggggcgcgtttcccaaaaccatagttgctaactatgtTTGCAACTTTGTTTGTTGCAATGCAATTGCAAgatctgtgggaaacactgtattcCTTAACTTGGCCTTGTGCATGACACATACCGGTACTCAATTTTGAAGTTGCAGGATGACAACTCCAGCATCTTTCAAAATGGGCCTTACGTTTTAGATGTCTTTCAATAGGGACAAAAATAATAAGGGATTCTGTTCTGATAGTATTATACAGCTGTTTATTCTCATAAACAATTCTCATAATTTTGTCCCTGCTGAACGTTTGGACctataacattttcaaatgatgtATTTTTGTTCCTTTGCAGTGTGGGAATCTCCCTTTCCGGCGTGTCTGCAAGCGGTTTGGTGCTGACATCACGTGTGGGGAGATGGCCATGTGCACTAATCTGCTCCAGGGCCAGTCTTCAGAGTGGGCACTCCTGAAAAGGCACGAGAGTGAGGACCTCTTTGGAGTGCAGGTCCGTatccacatacagtatgtctagaTCAGGTCTCATGAGTCTAACGCATTGATCATGAGAGTCGAGACACAAACAGTTCTCACACAGATCTCACACAAGCTCACGCCTCACATACCATTACTTGGGTTAACTTTTCAACTTTGCTTCATCCGATGCATGATTTGATTATTGAATAAGAGTTGAACTGATAATGGGATCTGTGAATTTCTTACATGTAGTTTATAGGCTACACATGCACGCAACCTAAAATATGTGTAGTTTTTGAAGATACAATAATGCTCTGCATCAAAATTGCGCACAGTAGTTTAAATGCATCACAtagagtgttttatttaacaaTCAGTAACCGACTGACtgaatgatgatgaatataATCTAAAACATGCTAttatcaaacaaaaacaatggacTAATTATTATAATGTAAATGAGAAGACATGAGATGTAATGGccattttattttgctttttaatacCACAGTAACAGGCATATTATTAGTATTTGAACATGGCATAGATAACCTGTTAAAGAGTAATATGTAGTATTGGTGTCCACCCTCACCAGGTTGCTAGTGCATTAATGAGCAttaactagggatgtaacggtatgaaaacttaacctcacggttatagtgaccaaaatgatcacggtttttggtattatcacggtatttttaaaagtgtgttcaatatgttcagaaagcactgataggcctacacaagctgaaatagtttcaaaaagtgtcccgttcactttttcatgtttaattggccatgtgcttatagcttaacttaccctaccatgacTTGGATGTTGCTATTactgttatttggatccaatgagtgagagagaccaaagtaagtgttgtgttctcctgataacgtgagtggaatggatttaatgtggacacgaacataaaaagacgcagtgTGGCTAAATGATACAGTGCACGTTTTGCGATGAAAATGTTccaccttttaaaatcaggtgtagcctaatccgaattgcagttaaaaccatcaattagacaacagaatcagtagggtaccagttttgctTCATTGTACCagccctactgtatgtcaaaagcaggctcggatgaagctgggaaagattaaacacacggtttcaacACGgcggtaatcaaccgtgataattctgatatttcaaaagaaaatggtaattgttatcgtcaacatttttattacGGTTTATctttataccggtaatcgttacatccctagcaTTAACACTTTGCCCTTGTAGAGTTTTTGCTTCTGATGTAGTATTTTAATATTTATAACCGACATTTTGACAAGTTTAGCCCTATATAGCCATATCTGGTCTTGGAATAGGATGTATGAACATGAGTCCCACTACacttgcacacaaacatacaagatGAACAACAAATTCACAGGATCTTGTTCTTTCAGCTGGAGGGCTGCTTCCCAGACACCATGACCAGGTGTGCTGAGCTGCTCAATAACAACATTGACGTGGACTTTGTGGACATCAACTCTGGTTGTCCCATTGATCTTGTATTCAAAAAGGTATTGTGCCATTCTGTTATATATAGTTTTCATACTCACTCAGGATTGTCAGGGGGATTCTAAGGATTGCCTCTTGATTAGTGGAATAGTTTGTAATTCTGCTGTTTTCCCCCCACAGGGTGGGGGCTGTGGTCTGATGATGAGGACCAACAAATTTGAGCAGATTATTAGGGGAATGAATTCGGTGAGTTCTCTAAAATGACAGATATGAAGAAGATGCAGTATTGAGACTACAAACCTAATTTTAGGTGGCTGATGCCTTCACAGGTTCTGGACGTCCCATTAACGGTCAAGATTCGTACAGGCGTTCAAGAAAAGACCAACACGGCACACAAACTCATCCCAGAACTCAAAAAGTGGGGTGTATCACTAATAACGGTAAAGGATTTGTTTCAACCACAGTCAGATATATTTGTAGATTCCTTATGCTATATTCAGATTAGGCTTCTTGTTTTGAGAAGTTGGCTAGGGtgctttttttatttgaaaaagCAGTTGAGGGAGTTTTTTTACTGCTATAACAACGTGTGCTAATCAAGTTAATGATAGCTAACATATTAGTTTTTCAAACGACTGCAGTAAGGACACGCTGACTAGAAAATTCGGGCCACGTCCAGTTGAGCTCCATAAATGAATGTGGTGATACAGTttaaaagcggccactctaccgaaacggctctgctgtctgtaacagaagccttaaaagaagccagggcgaccgctcggtcatcagtactcattctgcttgacttatcagctgcctttgacacggttaatcaacgcatccttctctctatactcgctaacatgggaatctccggttctgcgctctcctggtttgaatcctacctcacaggaccctcatttaacgtatcatggcttggtcagctatctgcacctcaccatctcaccacaggggtcccccagggctcagtgctgggccccttctctttgctatctacaccaccttcttgggacagattatccattcgcatggcttctcataccactgctatgcagacgacacacagctctatctgtcctttccacctgatgaccccttggtctcagcacggatctcggattgcctctcagacatagctacatggatgaaggcacaccacctccagctgaacctggactgaactgctggtcctcccagctaaacctaccatacaccacgacatcaacatcaaatttgactccctgtctgtttcacctaccaggactgcaagaaatctaggagttgttctcgacaaccaactaaacttctcagatcatgttgcctcagtcgcccggtcatgccgtttcgcactctacaacatacggaaaatcaggacttacttgactcaagatgctacccaacttctggttcaggcaatagtcatctcacgactcgactactgcaacgccctcctgacaggtctcccagcctgcgcagtgaaaccacttcagatgatccagaacgcggcggagcgcctggtctacaaccaacccaaaagggcacatgttaccccgctgctcatccagctacactggctacctatgggggcccgcatcaaattcaaggctctaacgcttgcctacaaagtagtctccggttctgctcccacctacttgaatgccctcatacagacatacgctacccccagaccgctgcgctcctcagacgaacgacgtctagctctaccaccggtacgctcaggccaatccaaacttttctcatctgttgttcctcgttggtggaacacactgccagttcctacaagggcagggacatccctctccattttcaaaaaactcctgaagacccagctctttagagaacatctcctctcatagcaacacttacaacaagtcttgctgatcctagcactcaccagccgtctcaaactgacacgtaactgttaaaaccggcactcactgatgcccttaatatgaccgccactagcgaagcggtcatatagggattgtcaaagttccccccaccccccccgtcatctacttcctgaatttttggtcaacgatacccgggacaccgaaccaccggggcacatgaaatttggtgggtatgtagcaccactagacttttacggaaaaatttcgtttcgtccccaggggccactcccccccccccccccccccccccgcgctggggcccccgaaccgcaaaaaaaccagtttttcctaaataactacctgaaccgtggcaccgaggatgaagaatcttttatggtatgttggtctcaagggcccacatcaacctggcccataatcactcatttgtgatttgcacccccccggtaaaaaatgaaaatgcaatatcattctgcttttaTCGCCCCTATCTttagttaagatgttcagaactgcaccaaattgtatgtgtatgattgacctggcattctctgaggatatgccaagtttcgtagaatttcatccatgggggggtctaaaaaaaaataggttatgtgtacatttagtgactgtacactcattggcct
This genomic interval carries:
- the LOC121695459 gene encoding transcription termination factor 1, mitochondrial, producing the protein MALPRIWTSMNLQRIFIQPPLLASLQWVRTLVSSTHSSNDVSGKGTENELLLDNLKILGVDVKKARKRQPGVLRKNITNEHGLVHFLQTKGASREVVASIISRFPRSITRSGEHLEERWQLWRSVFQSDNEIVSILNRSPESFFRSSDNDNLEKNIVFLTSLGLNSKDLHRLLTTAPRTFSNSVELNRQMVDLLQDVCASLGGMEPSQFAKAVISKNLYILIRSTKRVKANVEFLQSSLRLKNSELLGLLQGNGAEILDISHEILKRNFRMLQEKLDSVGGTKKDVIKLIVNYASVLFVSPGLMSDKLDCLLQAGITVKQITEKPRVLDFSHENLKWRLDELRKVGYEFDQNGIAILDSSRKRFEAKLQKLDSVKE
- the dus3l gene encoding tRNA-dihydrouridine(47) synthase [NAD(P)(+)]-like; the encoded protein is MDTSTGTPETTSTNGIEKGCAAIKTQYLTTKEKFHAHVDSGWKGVKGKEDNEATGQVEEKTGEPEEKKIKLDNGAQQEEDKHNKKKFRGQNKSRPHKKPQSYDDRRLCPSIIQEREAKCFYGDKCKFFHNIADYMASKPADLGEKCYLYDTFGKCQYGVTCRFAKAHTGPDFKNHVNEEVFRACKEKTVKNSLDKDLQWRLRKRQVPFNASEAYLKTIIKGKPQGNNKSTDAAEKDSCRTADAQDQPAEVDSAANVKDTEGGQGQELAVKSVGALTDVDLVKLRPCEKKQVDFRDKLYLAPLTTCGNLPFRRVCKRFGADITCGEMAMCTNLLQGQSSEWALLKRHESEDLFGVQLEGCFPDTMTRCAELLNNNIDVDFVDINSGCPIDLVFKKGGGCGLMMRTNKFEQIIRGMNSVLDVPLTVKIRTGVQEKTNTAHKLIPELKKWGVSLITLHGRSREQRYTKLADWDYIDTCSKLASPIPLFGNGDILSWEDAMKARETGVSGIMVARGALIKPWIFTEIKEKRHWDISSSERLDILRDFTNFGMEHWGSDTQGLEKTRTFLLEWLSFMCRYIPVGLLERVPQKINERPPYYMGRDYLECLMASQYVDDWVKISEMLLGPVPKNFSFLPKHKANAYK